In Patescibacteria group bacterium, a single window of DNA contains:
- a CDS encoding ABC transporter permease, producing MKVQDLFEETYFALLANKARTGLTVLGIVIGIGSVIAMISLGQGATGSIESSIQSIGSNLIIVMPSFQRGVGTQVSAGRGSAQTLKPADAEAIQEQITLVKAVAPELSGRYQITTKGKNTNTSVIGTTAAYSSVRNVEVDIGSFISDQNVQGSSKVAVIGPTVRDDLFGENVNPVGQTIRIKKIEFKVIGLTKTKGGSGFSNQDDQIYVPLSTAQRFLAGSEYVSTISVQAVDQKSMTELQSQITTLLLSRHNISDAALADFSTMNQSDIVESASSITKTLTMLLAAIAGISLIVGGIGIMNMMLTNVTERTREIGLRKAIGAKRSEINLQFLTEAVMVTFLGGVIGVLFGWLISLGISQFSSIATKMSLSSVLLAFGVSAAIGIIFGYYPARRAAALNPIEALRYE from the coding sequence ATGAAAGTACAAGACTTATTTGAAGAAACATATTTTGCTTTGCTCGCCAATAAAGCGCGAACAGGTTTAACTGTTCTTGGCATTGTAATCGGTATCGGATCAGTGATTGCCATGATTTCACTCGGTCAAGGCGCGACAGGTTCCATAGAATCAAGTATTCAATCAATCGGTTCAAATTTAATTATCGTAATGCCAAGTTTTCAAAGAGGAGTCGGCACTCAAGTAAGCGCGGGTCGGGGATCTGCTCAAACGCTCAAGCCGGCGGACGCAGAAGCCATTCAAGAACAAATTACTCTTGTGAAAGCTGTTGCTCCTGAACTTTCAGGCCGCTATCAAATTACGACAAAAGGAAAAAACACCAATACTTCGGTTATCGGGACTACGGCCGCATATTCTTCGGTTCGCAATGTTGAAGTTGATATTGGTTCTTTTATTTCAGATCAAAATGTGCAGGGTTCATCAAAAGTGGCGGTTATCGGTCCAACGGTCAGAGATGATCTTTTTGGCGAAAATGTAAATCCGGTCGGACAAACGATTCGCATCAAAAAAATTGAATTTAAAGTTATCGGTCTTACCAAAACAAAAGGCGGAAGCGGTTTCAGCAATCAGGACGATCAGATTTATGTTCCTTTGTCCACGGCTCAGCGTTTCTTGGCCGGTAGCGAATATGTAAGTACAATCAGCGTGCAGGCAGTTGATCAAAAATCAATGACTGAATTGCAAAGTCAAATTACAACATTATTATTAAGCCGTCACAATATTTCAGATGCTGCCTTGGCTGATTTCAGTACTATGAATCAATCTGATATTGTGGAAAGCGCATCTTCAATAACTAAAACTTTAACCATGCTTTTGGCCGCGATTGCCGGAATTTCTTTGATTGTCGGCGGTATTGGTATTATGAATATGATGTTGACTAACGTTACTGAGCGAACAAGGGAAATCGGTTTGCGAAAAGCCATTGGTGCCAAAAGATCGGAGATTAATCTTCAATTTTTAACTGAGGCGGTGATGGTTACTTTCCTTGGAGGAGTTATCGGCGTTTTATTCGGCTGGCTTATTTCACTTGGCATTTCTCAATTTAGCAGTATTGCCACCAAGATGTCATTATCGTCAGTTTTGTTGGCCTTTGGCGTATCGGCCGCGATTGGAATTATATTCGGTTATTACCCGGCCCGCCGTGCTGCAGCCCTTAATCCTATTGAAGCACTGAGATACGAATAG
- a CDS encoding ATP-binding cassette domain-containing protein, with protein MAEEVVLRFDKVIFEYVHKKPVLNEASFSVRKGAKITLMGQNGSGKSTIFNLIKGDIKPKGGQISVSLGATVGIASQTINRSDLDLSIEDYFSKAFSIVPADLRSQIAKVMDAVNMSIGPEESSGAISLKRRVGDLSGGQQARLLLAFAMIKNPDILLLDEPTNNLDKEGIDHLLGFLIMYPKTVIVISHDADFLNCFTEGVIYLDIFTHQTEMYLGDYYSVVEEISKRVEREQMKNAQLKKQILDRKEKVNFFANKGGKMRKLASKLREETEELEENMVDVRKEDRVIRKFSIPVQEDLIGNIVEIRSVKIFKDNKLVVKKVKKDINKKIHLSVVGPNGIGKSTFLRSLVSEKHEGVKIADDIRIGYYSQDFSNLNFQETVLDSLKNVVFDNSDSQHLRTVAAGFLLTGDIMDNLICELSEGQKGLLTFARLVLMRPGLLILDEPTNHINFRHLPLIAEAINNFHGPVILVSHMEKFVESLKINEELDLGKL; from the coding sequence ATGGCTGAAGAAGTAGTTTTGCGTTTTGATAAAGTTATTTTTGAATATGTCCATAAAAAGCCCGTGTTGAACGAGGCCAGTTTTAGCGTGCGAAAAGGCGCGAAAATAACTTTAATGGGTCAGAACGGATCGGGGAAAAGCACGATTTTTAATTTAATTAAAGGAGATATCAAACCGAAGGGCGGTCAAATATCGGTTTCTTTGGGTGCTACGGTAGGTATTGCCAGTCAAACTATCAACAGAAGTGATTTGGATTTAAGCATAGAAGATTATTTTTCCAAAGCTTTTTCCATTGTGCCGGCTGATTTGCGCAGTCAGATAGCCAAAGTTATGGATGCGGTTAATATGTCCATCGGCCCCGAAGAAAGCAGCGGAGCGATCAGTTTGAAGAGGCGAGTCGGCGATCTTTCCGGTGGCCAACAAGCTCGGTTATTATTGGCTTTTGCCATGATTAAAAATCCTGATATTTTATTATTGGACGAACCGACCAACAATTTGGACAAAGAAGGCATTGATCACTTGTTGGGATTTTTGATTATGTATCCGAAAACCGTGATTGTTATTTCTCATGACGCTGATTTTTTAAATTGTTTTACCGAGGGCGTAATTTATCTTGATATTTTTACGCATCAGACAGAAATGTATTTGGGAGATTATTATTCAGTGGTTGAGGAAATTTCAAAGCGAGTGGAAAGAGAACAAATGAAAAACGCTCAATTAAAAAAACAAATTCTTGATCGCAAAGAAAAAGTTAATTTTTTCGCCAATAAAGGTGGAAAGATGAGAAAATTGGCCAGCAAGCTTCGCGAAGAAACAGAAGAATTGGAAGAAAATATGGTTGATGTCAGAAAAGAAGACAGGGTCATCAGAAAATTTTCAATTCCGGTGCAGGAAGATTTAATCGGCAATATCGTGGAAATCAGATCTGTCAAAATTTTTAAAGATAATAAACTGGTTGTCAAAAAAGTTAAAAAAGATATTAATAAAAAAATTCATCTCTCGGTGGTCGGGCCGAATGGAATCGGCAAAAGCACTTTTTTGCGCTCGCTGGTTTCGGAAAAACACGAGGGTGTCAAAATCGCCGACGATATCAGAATCGGTTATTACAGCCAGGATTTCTCAAATCTTAATTTTCAGGAAACCGTACTTGATTCATTGAAAAATGTTGTGTTTGACAATTCGGATTCCCAACATTTGCGAACAGTGGCGGCCGGATTTCTTTTAACAGGGGATATTATGGATAATCTTATTTGCGAATTATCCGAAGGGCAAAAAGGACTTTTGACTTTTGCTCGGCTTGTTTTAATGCGGCCCGGTTTATTGATTTTGGACGAGCCGACCAATCACATTAATTTTCGTCATTTGCCTTTAATCGCCGAAGCAATTAATAATTTTCACGGACCTGTTATTTTGGTCAGCCATATGGAAAAATTTGTTGAATCATTGAAAATTAACGAAGAACTTGATCTAGGCAAATTATAA
- a CDS encoding HlyD family efflux transporter periplasmic adaptor subunit, with amino-acid sequence MKKKITSKQKFIIALIIILIAGGSYFVYKKNKSNTTEIRYTLTKVEKGTLITSVSGSGQISASNQVDIKAKASGDVVYLGVKLGQEVKSGTSLVRLDPSDAQINVRNAETALETAKLQLEDLLAPADKLTMLQAENSLVQAKDSLTKLKFTQATNYQNALDAKQNAKDDLQKAYEDGFNNVSNTFLELPNIITGLQDLLFGFNFSTTQYNLDYYTSISQLYDEKATQYRDDTYTKYQSARTAYDKNFLDYKSADRSSDKIVIESLISETYETTRSIAEALKSVTNLIQFYKDKLTERSLRPQTLADTHLSTLSTYTGKTNTYLLNLLSIKSTLQTDKDTIIDKERDLKEMDQNYPLDLTASEESIKEKEQKLADLKAGATDLDIRNQKITIQQKQDALTSAKQTLADYYIQAPFDGVVAELNVKNGDSISSGASVITFITKQKMAEVTLNEVDIAKVKIGQKVTITFDAIEDLSISGEVIETDAIGTVSQGVVTYNVKIGFDTQDERVKSGMSMSATIITDVKQDVLLIPNSAVKTLGDTSYVEIFDSTINPKNSTTNTATVIVKNSPAQQSIQTGLINDSSTEIISGLKEGDWVVSGTSSSSSATQTKTTNTRNLFQMGGGGPRD; translated from the coding sequence ATGAAGAAAAAAATTACATCAAAACAAAAATTTATTATCGCGCTGATTATTATTTTAATAGCCGGCGGAAGTTATTTTGTATATAAAAAAAATAAAAGCAACACAACTGAAATTCGTTATACATTAACCAAGGTTGAAAAGGGGACGTTGATTACTTCTGTTTCCGGAAGCGGACAAATTTCAGCCTCCAATCAAGTGGATATTAAAGCAAAAGCATCGGGCGACGTGGTTTATTTGGGAGTAAAATTAGGCCAAGAAGTTAAAAGCGGGACCTCTCTTGTCAGATTGGATCCCAGTGATGCTCAAATAAATGTACGGAACGCCGAGACAGCTCTTGAAACAGCCAAGCTTCAATTGGAGGATCTATTGGCTCCGGCAGACAAGCTTACAATGTTGCAAGCGGAAAATTCTCTTGTTCAAGCCAAGGACAGTTTGACTAAACTTAAATTTACTCAAGCGACTAATTATCAGAATGCTTTAGACGCTAAACAAAACGCCAAAGATGATCTTCAAAAAGCTTATGAGGATGGTTTTAATAATGTATCGAATACATTTCTTGAACTTCCGAACATTATAACCGGACTTCAAGATTTATTGTTTGGTTTTAATTTTTCAACAACTCAATACAATCTTGATTACTATACAAGTATTTCTCAATTATATGACGAAAAAGCGACGCAATACAGAGATGACACTTATACGAAATATCAATCTGCCCGCACAGCCTATGATAAAAATTTTTTGGATTACAAATCCGCGGACAGGTCTTCGGATAAAATCGTAATTGAATCACTGATCAGTGAAACCTACGAAACCACCCGAAGTATTGCTGAAGCGTTAAAAAGTGTCACTAATTTAATTCAATTTTATAAAGATAAATTAACCGAGCGCAGTTTAAGACCACAAACACTTGCCGATACTCATCTCTCCACTCTCAGCACTTATACCGGAAAAACAAACACATATCTTCTTAACCTTCTTTCAATCAAGAGTACTTTGCAAACAGACAAAGATACAATTATTGATAAAGAGAGAGATTTGAAAGAAATGGATCAAAATTATCCTCTTGATTTGACAGCCAGTGAAGAAAGTATAAAAGAAAAAGAACAAAAATTGGCCGATTTGAAAGCCGGTGCCACTGATCTTGATATTAGAAATCAAAAAATAACTATTCAGCAAAAGCAAGATGCTTTAACAAGCGCGAAACAAACTCTTGCGGATTATTATATTCAGGCCCCTTTTGACGGAGTGGTTGCAGAGTTAAATGTTAAAAACGGAGATTCAATTTCTTCCGGTGCCTCGGTTATTACCTTTATCACCAAGCAAAAAATGGCTGAGGTTACTCTTAACGAAGTTGATATTGCTAAAGTGAAAATAGGACAAAAAGTAACCATCACTTTTGACGCAATTGAAGATTTAAGTATCAGCGGTGAAGTGATAGAAACCGACGCAATCGGAACGGTTTCTCAAGGAGTGGTGACTTATAACGTAAAAATCGGATTTGACACTCAAGATGAACGTGTGAAATCAGGAATGAGTATGTCTGCGACAATAATTACGGATGTTAAACAAGACGTTTTATTAATTCCCAACTCCGCGGTAAAAACTTTGGGCGACACGTCTTACGTGGAAATATTTGATTCAACAATTAATCCAAAAAATTCAACGACAAATACTGCGACTGTTATTGTAAAAAATTCTCCCGCTCAGCAATCAATTCAGACCGGTTTGATAAATGATTCGTCCACGGAAATTATAAGCGGTCTTAAAGAAGGCGATTGGGTGGTCAGTGGGACCAGCAGCAGTTCTTCTGCCACGCAAACAAAAACAACCAATACAAGAAATTTATTTCAAATGGGAGGCGGCGGACCGCGCGATTAA
- a CDS encoding cold shock domain-containing protein, with amino-acid sequence MNGTIKTLTDRGFGFISREGETKDLFFHSKNLVGVTFAELKVGDAVTFEVEQGDKGPAAINVARA; translated from the coding sequence ATGAACGGAACTATTAAAACTCTTACGGATAGAGGATTTGGATTTATTTCTCGCGAAGGCGAAACAAAAGATCTATTTTTTCATTCCAAAAACTTGGTTGGCGTTACTTTTGCCGAATTAAAGGTTGGCGATGCCGTCACCTTTGAAGTCGAGCAGGGCGATAAAGGCCCAGCTGCCATCAATGTAGCACGCGCATAG
- a CDS encoding DUF5666 domain-containing protein, with product MKKILPIIIILVVVVGGGAFFGGMKYAQSKQLKNGNFGNLSAAERQQRFQQMGNGMAPTGNRQGGVNSISGEIISQDDKSITVKLNDGGSKIIFYSDTTQVMKFSQGLAADLKIGENVMVNGSSNSDGSITAKSIQLRPATPPAQPQIQK from the coding sequence ATGAAAAAAATATTACCAATTATTATAATATTGGTTGTCGTAGTAGGCGGAGGAGCTTTTTTCGGAGGCATGAAATATGCTCAAAGTAAACAATTAAAAAATGGTAATTTTGGCAATCTCTCGGCAGCAGAACGGCAACAGCGTTTTCAACAAATGGGGAACGGTATGGCTCCAACTGGAAATAGACAAGGCGGTGTAAATTCTATCAGCGGAGAAATTATTTCTCAAGATGATAAAAGCATTACCGTCAAATTAAACGATGGCGGATCAAAAATTATTTTTTATTCCGACACGACTCAAGTTATGAAATTTTCTCAAGGATTAGCTGCTGATTTAAAAATAGGGGAGAATGTTATGGTGAATGGTTCTTCTAACTCAGACGGCAGTATTACCGCCAAATCAATTCAGCTAAGACCGGCTACACCGCCGGCTCAGCCGCAAATTCAAAAATAA
- a CDS encoding TatD family hydrolase produces the protein MIDTHSHLNFKVFDNNYKEVIKRSLDNGVQAIINIGTDLESSKKVVAIANEFQNCYAAVGLHPTDIEKENFDPKKYINLVNLNQDKIKAIGETGLDYYHITNNAERDKQKEIFKKHLELAQKLNLPIIIHCRGSKENPKDAYLEILSILSSLSFIPRGVIHCFTSDLEIAQKFLNLGFYLGFTGVITFKNTHSLFEVVKNVDLNRILIETDCPFLAPEPHRGEQNEPSYVRFVAEKIAEIKELSLEEIIKITTQNAIKLFNLPRTQNL, from the coding sequence ATGATCGATACTCATAGTCATCTCAATTTTAAAGTTTTTGATAATAATTATAAAGAAGTAATCAAAAGAAGTCTTGATAACGGCGTCCAGGCGATTATTAATATTGGCACTGATTTGGAGAGCAGTAAAAAAGTTGTGGCTATTGCCAATGAATTTCAGAATTGTTATGCCGCTGTCGGACTTCATCCGACTGATATTGAAAAAGAAAATTTTGATCCCAAAAAATATATTAATTTGGTTAATTTAAATCAAGATAAAATTAAAGCAATAGGGGAGACAGGACTTGATTATTATCACATAACGAATAATGCCGAGCGCGACAAACAAAAAGAAATTTTTAAAAAACATTTGGAATTGGCTCAAAAATTAAATTTGCCGATAATAATTCATTGTCGCGGCAGTAAAGAAAATCCAAAAGACGCCTATTTGGAAATATTGTCAATTCTTAGTTCTTTGTCGTTTATACCCCGAGGCGTGATTCATTGTTTCACGTCTGATTTGGAAATCGCTCAAAAATTTTTAAACCTTGGTTTTTATTTGGGATTTACCGGAGTTATTACTTTCAAGAATACGCATTCTCTTTTTGAAGTTGTTAAAAATGTTGATTTGAACAGAATATTAATTGAAACGGATTGTCCGTTCTTAGCACCCGAACCCCATCGGGGAGAACAAAATGAACCTTCTTATGTCCGTTTTGTAGCTGAAAAAATTGCCGAAATTAAAGAATTGTCATTGGAAGAAATCATAAAAATAACCACTCAAAACGCAATTAAATTATTTAATTTACCCCGCACCCAGAATTTATAA
- a CDS encoding ABC transporter ATP-binding protein: protein MIECKNISKIYQVGEFETAALQKVSFTINDGEFVAIMGPSGSGKSTLMHILGALDTPTSGQYFLDNHDVSTLSDDELADIRKNKIGFIFQSFNLLPRATVLRNVMLPLIYSNVPKAEREILARQALKNAGLDESHFNHLSNQLSGGQMQRVAIARALVNNPALILADEPTGNLDTKTGDIVLEAFQKLNQEQHRTIILITHERYVAEHTDRIIFIRDGAIVEDSKNKNRLTINHDHL, encoded by the coding sequence ATGATTGAATGTAAAAATATTTCAAAAATATATCAAGTCGGTGAATTCGAAACTGCTGCTTTGCAGAAAGTGTCATTTACCATTAATGATGGCGAATTCGTGGCGATTATGGGACCGTCCGGTTCAGGTAAATCAACTTTGATGCATATTTTGGGCGCGCTTGATACTCCGACCAGCGGTCAATATTTTTTAGACAATCATGATGTTTCCACTCTTTCTGATGATGAATTGGCGGATATCAGAAAAAATAAAATCGGTTTTATTTTTCAATCATTCAATCTTTTGCCGCGCGCGACGGTTTTGCGAAATGTCATGCTGCCGCTTATTTATTCAAACGTCCCCAAAGCGGAGCGCGAAATATTGGCGCGACAAGCTTTAAAAAATGCAGGATTGGATGAATCGCATTTTAATCATCTTTCCAATCAGCTTTCCGGTGGTCAAATGCAAAGAGTGGCCATTGCCCGCGCCTTGGTTAATAATCCGGCTTTAATTCTTGCCGACGAACCAACCGGAAATTTGGATACCAAAACCGGTGATATTGTTTTGGAGGCTTTTCAAAAATTAAATCAAGAACAGCATCGCACGATTATTTTAATTACGCATGAACGATATGTAGCTGAACACACGGACCGGATAATTTTTATCCGCGACGGCGCTATTGTGGAAGATTCAAAAAATAAAAACAGATTAACTATTAATCACGATCATTTATGA
- a CDS encoding sigma-70 family RNA polymerase sigma factor has protein sequence MPEINDEQLVKKYLKGDEKSLEILIQQYLKPVYNFIYHYVNSASDAEDITQEVFVKMWRNLKKPALSLSKGFDPEKGKLKTWLFSIAKNASIDFLRRKKTLSFSVFTDEKGDNIITDTLKDSSLLPDEIFEQKNATQSLFSAIKKLSPKYRLVLDKHYNDDLTFREIAQSLNEPLHTIKSRYRRALISLKKFLVESI, from the coding sequence ATGCCGGAAATAAATGACGAGCAACTGGTTAAAAAATATTTAAAAGGCGATGAAAAGTCGTTGGAAATTTTAATTCAACAATATCTCAAACCCGTCTATAACTTTATCTATCATTATGTAAATAGCGCTTCGGACGCCGAAGATATAACCCAAGAGGTATTTGTAAAAATGTGGAGAAATCTTAAAAAACCTGCCCTGAGCTTGTCGAAGGGGTTTGATCCTGAAAAAGGAAAGCTTAAAACTTGGCTTTTCAGTATTGCCAAAAATGCTTCGATTGATTTTCTTAGAAGAAAAAAAACATTGTCGTTTTCCGTATTCACAGATGAAAAAGGGGATAATATTATTACAGATACATTAAAAGATAGTTCTCTATTGCCTGATGAAATTTTTGAACAAAAAAATGCAACTCAATCTCTTTTTTCGGCTATAAAAAAACTTTCTCCGAAATATCGTTTAGTGCTTGATAAACATTATAATGACGATCTTACTTTTCGTGAAATCGCCCAATCTCTTAATGAACCGCTTCATACCATAAAAAGCCGATACAGACGCGCCCTGATTTCTCTTAAAAAATTTCTTGTTGAATCAATATAA
- the mnmA gene encoding tRNA 2-thiouridine(34) synthase MnmA produces MKNKKTTKIAVGMSGGVDSTIAALMLKNEGYDIVGLTMKIWDNNPLIKGNRSGCYGPGEIKDIAEAEKAARIMNIPHYVIDLRKEYHKSVIDYFKEEYQKGKTPNPCVMCNSKIKFGLLIDKAINSGIKFDYFATGHYARTSFDKKNNIYLLKTGLDKNKDQSYFLYRLKQKQLKKILFPLGEKRKDDIKKFAQKNGFADYAEKDESQNFIECDNYSVLLPAGKIGSIVDWQGNILGQHKGISNYTLGQRKNLHIGGLKEPYYVLKIDVKKNIIVAGPRNLAFSDKAFVKKINWIVPLKLIKTNKVRTKIRYGAEFAEAVFLSKTNKSAVLKFKKPQFAVTPGQSIVFYDKDMVLGGGIIIDKKQ; encoded by the coding sequence ATGAAAAATAAAAAAACAACAAAAATCGCAGTGGGAATGAGTGGTGGAGTTGATTCCACAATCGCCGCTTTGATGCTCAAAAATGAAGGATATGACATTGTCGGGTTAACAATGAAAATTTGGGATAATAATCCCCTGATTAAAGGCAACCGAAGCGGGTGTTACGGACCGGGAGAAATTAAAGATATTGCCGAAGCGGAAAAAGCGGCCAGAATAATGAATATCCCCCACTACGTAATAGACCTCAGAAAAGAATATCACAAAAGCGTCATTGATTATTTCAAAGAAGAATACCAAAAAGGAAAAACTCCCAATCCGTGCGTGATGTGCAATTCAAAAATAAAATTCGGATTATTGATAGACAAAGCGATTAACAGCGGAATAAAATTTGATTATTTCGCCACCGGACATTATGCCAGAACAAGCTTTGATAAAAAAAATAATATTTATTTGTTAAAGACCGGTCTTGATAAAAACAAAGACCAGTCTTATTTTTTATACCGATTAAAACAAAAACAATTGAAAAAAATTCTTTTTCCTCTTGGAGAAAAAAGAAAAGATGATATTAAAAAATTCGCTCAAAAAAACGGGTTTGCCGATTACGCGGAAAAAGACGAAAGCCAAAATTTCATTGAATGCGACAATTATTCGGTCTTACTGCCGGCCGGAAAAATCGGATCAATAGTTGACTGGCAGGGAAATATTTTAGGACAGCACAAAGGAATATCAAATTACACTTTGGGTCAGAGAAAAAATCTCCATATCGGCGGATTAAAAGAACCTTATTATGTTTTAAAAATAGACGTCAAAAAAAATATCATTGTTGCGGGGCCGAGAAATCTCGCTTTTTCAGATAAAGCATTTGTGAAAAAAATCAATTGGATCGTTCCGTTAAAACTGATAAAAACCAATAAAGTCAGAACCAAAATAAGATACGGCGCCGAATTCGCCGAAGCCGTATTTTTATCAAAAACAAACAAGAGCGCTGTTTTAAAATTTAAAAAACCGCAATTCGCGGTTACTCCGGGCCAATCAATTGTTTTTTACGACAAAGATATGGTTCTTGGCGGAGGAATTATTATTGACAAAAAACAATAA